The following coding sequences are from one Gossypium hirsutum isolate 1008001.06 chromosome A12, Gossypium_hirsutum_v2.1, whole genome shotgun sequence window:
- the LOC107932461 gene encoding transcription factor ABORTED MICROSPORES isoform X4 → MNIFQNLMERLRQVVGPKGWDYCVLWKLSDDQRFLEWVDCCCGGAESIESSGELQFPVTTVLPCRDVMFQHPKTRSCELLAQLPSCMPLDSGSHAQALISNQPKWFNFSNNSDPNVLEEIVGTRILIPVAEGLIELFVAKQVCEDQNVMDYIVTLCNISLEQSSMMNSSCMDTHFTALNAQALNEFQAKTHLSNENDRKDPIINHFQPPLTTTLETLNLPYDISIDQIRSTNTLQQYHYLSDDKNRKNMDVCVEGSHEVFLSDKVVNPLKSSVDNGLQEMDPLNSMVTNESMVIQGNEKDSIKQENGRSDSISDCSDQNDDEDDARYQRRAGSKGQSKNLVAERKRRKKLNERLYSLRSLVPKISKLDRASILGDAIEFVKELENQKKELQDELEEHSDNDNGAKKTGMNGVHKKFQSEIFLQNDQIPVYFNPEHDKGPNGFPVGGNGSVSRAQNQEVDTCADKTQQMEVQVEVAQIDGNQFFVKVFSEHKPGGFVRLMEALDSLGLEVTNANVNSFRGLVSNVFKVEKKDSEMVQADHVRESLLELTRTPSKGLSEMVKASETNNGNGVECNYHNQQQHLHNQRITSHHHQLHHFPPKQAA, encoded by the exons ATGAACATCTTTCAAAACCTCATGGAAAGACTAAGGCAGGTGGTGGGTCCTAAAGGATGGGATTATTGTGTTCTCTGGAAACTCAGTGATGATCAAAG GTTTCTGGAGTGGGTGGATTGTTGTTGTGGTGGAGCTGAAAGTATAGAAAGTAGTGGAGAGCTTCAATTCCCAGTGACAACAGTCCTCCCATGCAGGGATGTGATGTTTCAGCATCCAAAAACCAGATCCTGTGAACTGCTTGCCCAACTTCCTTCTTGCATGCCCCTTGATTCTGG AAGTCATGCACAAGCCTTGATATCAAACCAACCCAAATGGTTCAACTTCTCCAATAACTCTGATCCCAATGTTTTAGAG GAAATAGTTGGAACTAGGATTTTGATTCCAGTTGCAGAAGGATTAATTGAACTTTTTGTTGCCAAACAa GTTTGTGAAGATCAAAATGTGATGGATTATATTGTGACACTGTGCAACATCTCATTAGAGCAAAGCTCAATGATGAATTCAAGTTGCATGGATACACATTTCACTGCTCTAAACGCGCAAgcattgaatgaatttcaagcaAAGACTCATTTAAGCAATGAGAATGACCGAAAGGATCCCATCATCAATCATTTCCAGCCACCATTGACGACAACACTCGAAACTCTAAACCTACCTTACGACATCTCCATTGATCAAATTCGATCAACCAACACCCTGCAGCAGTACCATTATCTTTCAGACGATAAAAACAGGAAGAATATGGATGTATGTGTTGAAGGGTCTCATGAGGTGTTCCTTTCGGACAAAGTTGTTAACCCACTTAAGTCTTCCGTGGATAATGGACTTCAAGAGATGGATCCATTGAATTCCATGGTGACCAATGAATCAATGGTTATCCAAGGGAATGAGAAGGACTCTATAAAACAAGAGAATGGACGGTCTGATTCGATTTCGGATTGTAGTGATCAgaatgatgatgaagatgatgcaAGGTACCAACGGAGGGCAGGGTCCAAAGGGCAGTCTAAAAACCTTGTTGCAGAGAGGAAAAGAAGGAAGAAGCTTAATGAAAGACTTTATTCCCTTCGATCTCTGGTTCCCAAAATCTCTAAG TTGGATAGAGCTTCAATCCTTGGAGATGCGATTGAGTTTGTGAAGGAACTGGAAAACCAAAAGAAAGAACTCCAAGATGAGCTTGAAGAACATTCAGATAACGATAATGGTGCTAAGAAAACAGGAATGAACGGAGTCCACAAAAAGTTCCAATCTGAGATTTTCTTACAAAATGATCAAATCCCTGTGTATTTTAACCCTGAACATGACAAGGGACCAAATGGCTTTCCTGTTGGAGGTAATGGCAGCGTCTCAAGGGCACAAAATCAAGAAGTGGACACTTGTGCAGACAAGACACAGCAGATGGAG GTACAAGTTGAAGTTGCTCAAATCGATGGAAACCAGTTTTTTGTTAAAGTGTTTAGTGAGCACAAACCAGGCGGGTTTGTTAGATTAATGGAGGCTTTGGATTCATTGGGGTTGGAAGTAACAAACGCAAATGTTAACAGCTTCAGAGGCCTTGTTTCAAATGTGTTTAAAGTAGAG AAGAAAGACAGTGAGATGGTTCAAGCGGATCATGTGAGGGAGTCGTTGCTGGAGCTAACCCGAACCCCTTCCAAGGGGTTGTCTGAGATGGTAAAAGCTTCAGAGACCAACAATGGTAATGGGGTTGAATGTAATTATCACAACCAACAGCAACATCTCCACAATCAGCGTATCACTTCCCATCACCACCAACTCCATCACTTCCCACCAAAGCAAGCGGCATGA
- the LOC107932461 gene encoding transcription factor ABORTED MICROSPORES isoform X3, protein MHLWFCFVFCLPLFVCWFSYFIQSREASISILEYTRMNIFQNLMERLRQVVGPKGWDYCVLWKLSDDQRFLEWVDCCCGGAESIESSGELQFPVTTVLPCRDVMFQHPKTRSCELLAQLPSCMPLDSGSHAQALISNQPKWFNFSNNSDPNVLEEIVGTRILIPVAEGLIELFVAKQVCEDQNVMDYIVTLCNISLEQSSMMNSSCMDTHFTALNAQALNEFQAKTHLSNENDRKDPIINHFQPPLTTTLETLNLPYDISIDQIRSTNTLQQYHYLSDDKNRKNMDVCVEGSHEVFLSDKVVNPLKSSVDNGLQEMDPLNSMVTNESMVIQGNEKDSIKQENGRSDSISDCSDQNDDEDDARYQRRAGSKGQSKNLVAERKRRKKLNERLYSLRSLVPKISKLDRASILGDAIEFVKELENQKKELQDELEEHSDNDNGAKKTGMNGVHKKFQSEIFLQNDQIPVYFNPEHDKGPNGFPVGGNGSVSRAQNQEVDTCADKTQQMEVQVEVAQIDGNQFFVKVFSEHKPGGFVRLMEALDSLGLEVTNANVNSFRGLVSNVFKVEKKDSEMVQADHVRESLLELTRTPSKGLSEMVKASETNNGNGVECNYHNQQQHLHNQRITSHHHQLHHFPPKQAA, encoded by the exons ATGCATCTTTGgttttgttttgtgttttgtcTGCCATTGTTCGTTTGTTGGTTTTCCTATTTCATTCAGTCAAGAGAAGCAAGCATTTCGATTTTGGAATATACCAG GATGAACATCTTTCAAAACCTCATGGAAAGACTAAGGCAGGTGGTGGGTCCTAAAGGATGGGATTATTGTGTTCTCTGGAAACTCAGTGATGATCAAAG GTTTCTGGAGTGGGTGGATTGTTGTTGTGGTGGAGCTGAAAGTATAGAAAGTAGTGGAGAGCTTCAATTCCCAGTGACAACAGTCCTCCCATGCAGGGATGTGATGTTTCAGCATCCAAAAACCAGATCCTGTGAACTGCTTGCCCAACTTCCTTCTTGCATGCCCCTTGATTCTGG AAGTCATGCACAAGCCTTGATATCAAACCAACCCAAATGGTTCAACTTCTCCAATAACTCTGATCCCAATGTTTTAGAG GAAATAGTTGGAACTAGGATTTTGATTCCAGTTGCAGAAGGATTAATTGAACTTTTTGTTGCCAAACAa GTTTGTGAAGATCAAAATGTGATGGATTATATTGTGACACTGTGCAACATCTCATTAGAGCAAAGCTCAATGATGAATTCAAGTTGCATGGATACACATTTCACTGCTCTAAACGCGCAAgcattgaatgaatttcaagcaAAGACTCATTTAAGCAATGAGAATGACCGAAAGGATCCCATCATCAATCATTTCCAGCCACCATTGACGACAACACTCGAAACTCTAAACCTACCTTACGACATCTCCATTGATCAAATTCGATCAACCAACACCCTGCAGCAGTACCATTATCTTTCAGACGATAAAAACAGGAAGAATATGGATGTATGTGTTGAAGGGTCTCATGAGGTGTTCCTTTCGGACAAAGTTGTTAACCCACTTAAGTCTTCCGTGGATAATGGACTTCAAGAGATGGATCCATTGAATTCCATGGTGACCAATGAATCAATGGTTATCCAAGGGAATGAGAAGGACTCTATAAAACAAGAGAATGGACGGTCTGATTCGATTTCGGATTGTAGTGATCAgaatgatgatgaagatgatgcaAGGTACCAACGGAGGGCAGGGTCCAAAGGGCAGTCTAAAAACCTTGTTGCAGAGAGGAAAAGAAGGAAGAAGCTTAATGAAAGACTTTATTCCCTTCGATCTCTGGTTCCCAAAATCTCTAAG TTGGATAGAGCTTCAATCCTTGGAGATGCGATTGAGTTTGTGAAGGAACTGGAAAACCAAAAGAAAGAACTCCAAGATGAGCTTGAAGAACATTCAGATAACGATAATGGTGCTAAGAAAACAGGAATGAACGGAGTCCACAAAAAGTTCCAATCTGAGATTTTCTTACAAAATGATCAAATCCCTGTGTATTTTAACCCTGAACATGACAAGGGACCAAATGGCTTTCCTGTTGGAGGTAATGGCAGCGTCTCAAGGGCACAAAATCAAGAAGTGGACACTTGTGCAGACAAGACACAGCAGATGGAG GTACAAGTTGAAGTTGCTCAAATCGATGGAAACCAGTTTTTTGTTAAAGTGTTTAGTGAGCACAAACCAGGCGGGTTTGTTAGATTAATGGAGGCTTTGGATTCATTGGGGTTGGAAGTAACAAACGCAAATGTTAACAGCTTCAGAGGCCTTGTTTCAAATGTGTTTAAAGTAGAG AAGAAAGACAGTGAGATGGTTCAAGCGGATCATGTGAGGGAGTCGTTGCTGGAGCTAACCCGAACCCCTTCCAAGGGGTTGTCTGAGATGGTAAAAGCTTCAGAGACCAACAATGGTAATGGGGTTGAATGTAATTATCACAACCAACAGCAACATCTCCACAATCAGCGTATCACTTCCCATCACCACCAACTCCATCACTTCCCACCAAAGCAAGCGGCATGA
- the LOC107932461 gene encoding transcription factor ABORTED MICROSPORES isoform X2, with the protein MMMQLTIAINSTLYASLVLFCVLSAIVRLLVFLFHSVKRSKHFDFGIYQVIRMNIFQNLMERLRQVVGPKGWDYCVLWKLSDDQRFLEWVDCCCGGAESIESSGELQFPVTTVLPCRDVMFQHPKTRSCELLAQLPSCMPLDSGSHAQALISNQPKWFNFSNNSDPNVLEEIVGTRILIPVAEGLIELFVAKQVCEDQNVMDYIVTLCNISLEQSSMMNSSCMDTHFTALNAQALNEFQAKTHLSNENDRKDPIINHFQPPLTTTLETLNLPYDISIDQIRSTNTLQQYHYLSDDKNRKNMDVCVEGSHEVFLSDKVVNPLKSSVDNGLQEMDPLNSMVTNESMVIQGNEKDSIKQENGRSDSISDCSDQNDDEDDARYQRRAGSKGQSKNLVAERKRRKKLNERLYSLRSLVPKISKLDRASILGDAIEFVKELENQKKELQDELEEHSDNDNGAKKTGMNGVHKKFQSEIFLQNDQIPVYFNPEHDKGPNGFPVGGNGSVSRAQNQEVDTCADKTQQMEVQVEVAQIDGNQFFVKVFSEHKPGGFVRLMEALDSLGLEVTNANVNSFRGLVSNVFKVEKDSEMVQADHVRESLLELTRTPSKGLSEMVKASETNNGNGVECNYHNQQQHLHNQRITSHHHQLHHFPPKQAA; encoded by the exons ATGATGATGCAGTTAACCATTGCTATCAACTCAACCTTGTATGCATCTTTGgttttgttttgtgttttgtcTGCCATTGTTCGTTTGTTGGTTTTCCTATTTCATTCAGTCAAGAGAAGCAAGCATTTCGATTTTGGAATATACCAG GTCATTAGGATGAACATCTTTCAAAACCTCATGGAAAGACTAAGGCAGGTGGTGGGTCCTAAAGGATGGGATTATTGTGTTCTCTGGAAACTCAGTGATGATCAAAG GTTTCTGGAGTGGGTGGATTGTTGTTGTGGTGGAGCTGAAAGTATAGAAAGTAGTGGAGAGCTTCAATTCCCAGTGACAACAGTCCTCCCATGCAGGGATGTGATGTTTCAGCATCCAAAAACCAGATCCTGTGAACTGCTTGCCCAACTTCCTTCTTGCATGCCCCTTGATTCTGG AAGTCATGCACAAGCCTTGATATCAAACCAACCCAAATGGTTCAACTTCTCCAATAACTCTGATCCCAATGTTTTAGAG GAAATAGTTGGAACTAGGATTTTGATTCCAGTTGCAGAAGGATTAATTGAACTTTTTGTTGCCAAACAa GTTTGTGAAGATCAAAATGTGATGGATTATATTGTGACACTGTGCAACATCTCATTAGAGCAAAGCTCAATGATGAATTCAAGTTGCATGGATACACATTTCACTGCTCTAAACGCGCAAgcattgaatgaatttcaagcaAAGACTCATTTAAGCAATGAGAATGACCGAAAGGATCCCATCATCAATCATTTCCAGCCACCATTGACGACAACACTCGAAACTCTAAACCTACCTTACGACATCTCCATTGATCAAATTCGATCAACCAACACCCTGCAGCAGTACCATTATCTTTCAGACGATAAAAACAGGAAGAATATGGATGTATGTGTTGAAGGGTCTCATGAGGTGTTCCTTTCGGACAAAGTTGTTAACCCACTTAAGTCTTCCGTGGATAATGGACTTCAAGAGATGGATCCATTGAATTCCATGGTGACCAATGAATCAATGGTTATCCAAGGGAATGAGAAGGACTCTATAAAACAAGAGAATGGACGGTCTGATTCGATTTCGGATTGTAGTGATCAgaatgatgatgaagatgatgcaAGGTACCAACGGAGGGCAGGGTCCAAAGGGCAGTCTAAAAACCTTGTTGCAGAGAGGAAAAGAAGGAAGAAGCTTAATGAAAGACTTTATTCCCTTCGATCTCTGGTTCCCAAAATCTCTAAG TTGGATAGAGCTTCAATCCTTGGAGATGCGATTGAGTTTGTGAAGGAACTGGAAAACCAAAAGAAAGAACTCCAAGATGAGCTTGAAGAACATTCAGATAACGATAATGGTGCTAAGAAAACAGGAATGAACGGAGTCCACAAAAAGTTCCAATCTGAGATTTTCTTACAAAATGATCAAATCCCTGTGTATTTTAACCCTGAACATGACAAGGGACCAAATGGCTTTCCTGTTGGAGGTAATGGCAGCGTCTCAAGGGCACAAAATCAAGAAGTGGACACTTGTGCAGACAAGACACAGCAGATGGAG GTACAAGTTGAAGTTGCTCAAATCGATGGAAACCAGTTTTTTGTTAAAGTGTTTAGTGAGCACAAACCAGGCGGGTTTGTTAGATTAATGGAGGCTTTGGATTCATTGGGGTTGGAAGTAACAAACGCAAATGTTAACAGCTTCAGAGGCCTTGTTTCAAATGTGTTTAAAGTAGAG AAAGACAGTGAGATGGTTCAAGCGGATCATGTGAGGGAGTCGTTGCTGGAGCTAACCCGAACCCCTTCCAAGGGGTTGTCTGAGATGGTAAAAGCTTCAGAGACCAACAATGGTAATGGGGTTGAATGTAATTATCACAACCAACAGCAACATCTCCACAATCAGCGTATCACTTCCCATCACCACCAACTCCATCACTTCCCACCAAAGCAAGCGGCATGA
- the LOC107932461 gene encoding transcription factor ABORTED MICROSPORES isoform X1 → MMMQLTIAINSTLYASLVLFCVLSAIVRLLVFLFHSVKRSKHFDFGIYQVIRMNIFQNLMERLRQVVGPKGWDYCVLWKLSDDQRFLEWVDCCCGGAESIESSGELQFPVTTVLPCRDVMFQHPKTRSCELLAQLPSCMPLDSGSHAQALISNQPKWFNFSNNSDPNVLEEIVGTRILIPVAEGLIELFVAKQVCEDQNVMDYIVTLCNISLEQSSMMNSSCMDTHFTALNAQALNEFQAKTHLSNENDRKDPIINHFQPPLTTTLETLNLPYDISIDQIRSTNTLQQYHYLSDDKNRKNMDVCVEGSHEVFLSDKVVNPLKSSVDNGLQEMDPLNSMVTNESMVIQGNEKDSIKQENGRSDSISDCSDQNDDEDDARYQRRAGSKGQSKNLVAERKRRKKLNERLYSLRSLVPKISKLDRASILGDAIEFVKELENQKKELQDELEEHSDNDNGAKKTGMNGVHKKFQSEIFLQNDQIPVYFNPEHDKGPNGFPVGGNGSVSRAQNQEVDTCADKTQQMEVQVEVAQIDGNQFFVKVFSEHKPGGFVRLMEALDSLGLEVTNANVNSFRGLVSNVFKVEKKDSEMVQADHVRESLLELTRTPSKGLSEMVKASETNNGNGVECNYHNQQQHLHNQRITSHHHQLHHFPPKQAA, encoded by the exons ATGATGATGCAGTTAACCATTGCTATCAACTCAACCTTGTATGCATCTTTGgttttgttttgtgttttgtcTGCCATTGTTCGTTTGTTGGTTTTCCTATTTCATTCAGTCAAGAGAAGCAAGCATTTCGATTTTGGAATATACCAG GTCATTAGGATGAACATCTTTCAAAACCTCATGGAAAGACTAAGGCAGGTGGTGGGTCCTAAAGGATGGGATTATTGTGTTCTCTGGAAACTCAGTGATGATCAAAG GTTTCTGGAGTGGGTGGATTGTTGTTGTGGTGGAGCTGAAAGTATAGAAAGTAGTGGAGAGCTTCAATTCCCAGTGACAACAGTCCTCCCATGCAGGGATGTGATGTTTCAGCATCCAAAAACCAGATCCTGTGAACTGCTTGCCCAACTTCCTTCTTGCATGCCCCTTGATTCTGG AAGTCATGCACAAGCCTTGATATCAAACCAACCCAAATGGTTCAACTTCTCCAATAACTCTGATCCCAATGTTTTAGAG GAAATAGTTGGAACTAGGATTTTGATTCCAGTTGCAGAAGGATTAATTGAACTTTTTGTTGCCAAACAa GTTTGTGAAGATCAAAATGTGATGGATTATATTGTGACACTGTGCAACATCTCATTAGAGCAAAGCTCAATGATGAATTCAAGTTGCATGGATACACATTTCACTGCTCTAAACGCGCAAgcattgaatgaatttcaagcaAAGACTCATTTAAGCAATGAGAATGACCGAAAGGATCCCATCATCAATCATTTCCAGCCACCATTGACGACAACACTCGAAACTCTAAACCTACCTTACGACATCTCCATTGATCAAATTCGATCAACCAACACCCTGCAGCAGTACCATTATCTTTCAGACGATAAAAACAGGAAGAATATGGATGTATGTGTTGAAGGGTCTCATGAGGTGTTCCTTTCGGACAAAGTTGTTAACCCACTTAAGTCTTCCGTGGATAATGGACTTCAAGAGATGGATCCATTGAATTCCATGGTGACCAATGAATCAATGGTTATCCAAGGGAATGAGAAGGACTCTATAAAACAAGAGAATGGACGGTCTGATTCGATTTCGGATTGTAGTGATCAgaatgatgatgaagatgatgcaAGGTACCAACGGAGGGCAGGGTCCAAAGGGCAGTCTAAAAACCTTGTTGCAGAGAGGAAAAGAAGGAAGAAGCTTAATGAAAGACTTTATTCCCTTCGATCTCTGGTTCCCAAAATCTCTAAG TTGGATAGAGCTTCAATCCTTGGAGATGCGATTGAGTTTGTGAAGGAACTGGAAAACCAAAAGAAAGAACTCCAAGATGAGCTTGAAGAACATTCAGATAACGATAATGGTGCTAAGAAAACAGGAATGAACGGAGTCCACAAAAAGTTCCAATCTGAGATTTTCTTACAAAATGATCAAATCCCTGTGTATTTTAACCCTGAACATGACAAGGGACCAAATGGCTTTCCTGTTGGAGGTAATGGCAGCGTCTCAAGGGCACAAAATCAAGAAGTGGACACTTGTGCAGACAAGACACAGCAGATGGAG GTACAAGTTGAAGTTGCTCAAATCGATGGAAACCAGTTTTTTGTTAAAGTGTTTAGTGAGCACAAACCAGGCGGGTTTGTTAGATTAATGGAGGCTTTGGATTCATTGGGGTTGGAAGTAACAAACGCAAATGTTAACAGCTTCAGAGGCCTTGTTTCAAATGTGTTTAAAGTAGAG AAGAAAGACAGTGAGATGGTTCAAGCGGATCATGTGAGGGAGTCGTTGCTGGAGCTAACCCGAACCCCTTCCAAGGGGTTGTCTGAGATGGTAAAAGCTTCAGAGACCAACAATGGTAATGGGGTTGAATGTAATTATCACAACCAACAGCAACATCTCCACAATCAGCGTATCACTTCCCATCACCACCAACTCCATCACTTCCCACCAAAGCAAGCGGCATGA
- the LOC107932461 gene encoding transcription factor ABORTED MICROSPORES isoform X5, producing MMMQLTIAINSTLYASLVLFCVLSAIVRLLVFLFHSVKRSKHFDFGIYQVSLWTLSFSPSLVIRMNIFQNLMERLRQVVGPKGWDYCVLWKLSDDQRFLEWVDCCCGGAESIESSGELQFPVTTVLPCRDVMFQHPKTRSCELLAQLPSCMPLDSGSHAQALISNQPKWFNFSNNSDPNVLEEIVGTRILIPVAEGLIELFVAKQVCEDQNVMDYIVTLCNISLEQSSMMNSSCMDTHFTALNAQALNEFQAKTHLSNENDRKDPIINHFQPPLTTTLETLNLPYDISIDQIRSTNTLQQYHYLSDDKNRKNMDVCVEGSHEVFLSDKVVNPLKSSVDNGLQEMDPLNSMVTNESMVIQGNEKDSIKQENGRSDSISDCSDQNDDEDDARYQRRAGSKGQSKNLVAERKRRKKLNERLYSLRSLVPKISKLDRASILGDAIEFVKELENQKKELQDELEEHSDNDNGAKKTGMNGVHKKFQSEIFLQNDQIPVYFNPEHDKGPNGFPVGGNGSVSRAQNQEVDTCADKTQQMEVQVEVAQIDGNQFFVKVFSEHKPGGFVRLMEALDSLGLEVTNANVNSFRGLVSNVFKVEKKDSEMVQADHVRESLLELTRTPSKGLSEMVKASETNNGNGVECNYHNQQQHLHNQRITSHHHQLHHFPPKQAA from the exons ATGATGATGCAGTTAACCATTGCTATCAACTCAACCTTGTATGCATCTTTGgttttgttttgtgttttgtcTGCCATTGTTCGTTTGTTGGTTTTCCTATTTCATTCAGTCAAGAGAAGCAAGCATTTCGATTTTGGAATATACCAGGTTTCTCTTTGGACTCTCTCTTTCTCTCCCTCTTTG GTCATTAGGATGAACATCTTTCAAAACCTCATGGAAAGACTAAGGCAGGTGGTGGGTCCTAAAGGATGGGATTATTGTGTTCTCTGGAAACTCAGTGATGATCAAAG GTTTCTGGAGTGGGTGGATTGTTGTTGTGGTGGAGCTGAAAGTATAGAAAGTAGTGGAGAGCTTCAATTCCCAGTGACAACAGTCCTCCCATGCAGGGATGTGATGTTTCAGCATCCAAAAACCAGATCCTGTGAACTGCTTGCCCAACTTCCTTCTTGCATGCCCCTTGATTCTGG AAGTCATGCACAAGCCTTGATATCAAACCAACCCAAATGGTTCAACTTCTCCAATAACTCTGATCCCAATGTTTTAGAG GAAATAGTTGGAACTAGGATTTTGATTCCAGTTGCAGAAGGATTAATTGAACTTTTTGTTGCCAAACAa GTTTGTGAAGATCAAAATGTGATGGATTATATTGTGACACTGTGCAACATCTCATTAGAGCAAAGCTCAATGATGAATTCAAGTTGCATGGATACACATTTCACTGCTCTAAACGCGCAAgcattgaatgaatttcaagcaAAGACTCATTTAAGCAATGAGAATGACCGAAAGGATCCCATCATCAATCATTTCCAGCCACCATTGACGACAACACTCGAAACTCTAAACCTACCTTACGACATCTCCATTGATCAAATTCGATCAACCAACACCCTGCAGCAGTACCATTATCTTTCAGACGATAAAAACAGGAAGAATATGGATGTATGTGTTGAAGGGTCTCATGAGGTGTTCCTTTCGGACAAAGTTGTTAACCCACTTAAGTCTTCCGTGGATAATGGACTTCAAGAGATGGATCCATTGAATTCCATGGTGACCAATGAATCAATGGTTATCCAAGGGAATGAGAAGGACTCTATAAAACAAGAGAATGGACGGTCTGATTCGATTTCGGATTGTAGTGATCAgaatgatgatgaagatgatgcaAGGTACCAACGGAGGGCAGGGTCCAAAGGGCAGTCTAAAAACCTTGTTGCAGAGAGGAAAAGAAGGAAGAAGCTTAATGAAAGACTTTATTCCCTTCGATCTCTGGTTCCCAAAATCTCTAAG TTGGATAGAGCTTCAATCCTTGGAGATGCGATTGAGTTTGTGAAGGAACTGGAAAACCAAAAGAAAGAACTCCAAGATGAGCTTGAAGAACATTCAGATAACGATAATGGTGCTAAGAAAACAGGAATGAACGGAGTCCACAAAAAGTTCCAATCTGAGATTTTCTTACAAAATGATCAAATCCCTGTGTATTTTAACCCTGAACATGACAAGGGACCAAATGGCTTTCCTGTTGGAGGTAATGGCAGCGTCTCAAGGGCACAAAATCAAGAAGTGGACACTTGTGCAGACAAGACACAGCAGATGGAG GTACAAGTTGAAGTTGCTCAAATCGATGGAAACCAGTTTTTTGTTAAAGTGTTTAGTGAGCACAAACCAGGCGGGTTTGTTAGATTAATGGAGGCTTTGGATTCATTGGGGTTGGAAGTAACAAACGCAAATGTTAACAGCTTCAGAGGCCTTGTTTCAAATGTGTTTAAAGTAGAG AAGAAAGACAGTGAGATGGTTCAAGCGGATCATGTGAGGGAGTCGTTGCTGGAGCTAACCCGAACCCCTTCCAAGGGGTTGTCTGAGATGGTAAAAGCTTCAGAGACCAACAATGGTAATGGGGTTGAATGTAATTATCACAACCAACAGCAACATCTCCACAATCAGCGTATCACTTCCCATCACCACCAACTCCATCACTTCCCACCAAAGCAAGCGGCATGA